From the Trifolium pratense cultivar HEN17-A07 linkage group LG4, ARS_RC_1.1, whole genome shotgun sequence genome, the window CTTTCAGCCATTAACAAATGATCAACCAAAACTGCCTTCAAACCCAAAACCACATCATAAGATTAAAAAGTCTCCTAACCAAGCTTTAAATGGAAGAATCAATATCAAAAAGAGTGATGCAGGATATGAATGGACTATAGTTGTATCTGAACCAATGGCAAGACAAATTGGTTACAACGTCATGGTATGTTTTTTAATGTCTGTGAGAACATAATCAACTTTGATCTACCTTTTAATAAATATTCACAGTTAGTGTAATATTTATGtgtcaattttcaatttcagcACTTCCCTAAAGAAATTGCAAGAGATGTCTTGAAACCAAAAGTTAAGCATCTTTTGATTGAGATTCAAATCAATGGGGTGACATTCATGATTATTCCAAGCAACATCATTGTTGCTAAGAGAAACAAAGCTGAAAGATACATTTCTAAGGAATGGTCTCGAATCGTCAAGGCGACCAATTTGAAGGAAGGAGACAATTTGGTTTTCAAGCTTGACAATCCTCCAAAAAATTTGATCATTGGGCTTCTCAAATGAGTTtccatcaatatatatatatatcttcaacTGTTTGTTTGACTTAACCAAGAcatctttttattttccctGTGTTTCACTTGAATCCTTTCATGAACATGTTATTGTAATATGAACGTATTGTATCATGCGTATGTTTCTTTCTAGACCAAGCTATGTTTCAAATTATTGTCACTTAATGCTAAGACCAATCAATGAACTATTTTATATTATCTAAGTCACTTATTATATCAATGAAAATTTTTTGAACCAATTCATATATGTAGTGATATTCTTTATGTTCAACTATTTATTCAaagttttatgtattatttaacattttaataatttttatattcaaaaaatgtaattgattattttattttaaaactttgattttttacaaacttttgtcATATTTATTCACTTCCATTTGGAGAAGAGTGGAAGATCTTTTGTAGAATGAACAATTTTGAGCCAGGAGACAGGATCCGTATGAAATTTGCATCTGCTTATCAAAGTTTAAAATTGTTCTCTAAATCAGTTCGTTTGTTCATtagtatgtatttttttatgttaaatcaATGTAATTCTCAACATTaatgttttaagtttttaattttaataatttatttattcatatttttctcaCAATTAATATGTTTCATATATTTcgtgtttttaaattttatatattaccTAGgtcaattatatttataaatttaatttggcaaaaacaaattttaaataaaatatgtttcaTATAGTTCAATAATAAATCATgagtaacataaaatatatcCAAATGGACCTAAAAAACAATAACCAATTTGGCCCATTCATTATTAAACCAATTATTACCTTATGCAGGACCACATATATGATAACATTCAATTAAAACACCAAACCATATCCCTACAATTCAACAATCTGCATATCACAACATTTCCATCCCTTTCAACATCTTCATCCTGCCGTAAATTCATATCCCTCTTTCGCGATGTCTTCTAGCTCAAAAAGGTAAGTTTTTTCGATTCATCTGTTTAACATCAACCTCTATGTTTATCTTCACTACATCTATTTTATATTCcgaaaaaaacttatattagGGTTTAGTTTGGAAAAGTTATAATACAAAAATCATGACAAATGATTATTATGATAATCTTTAACTTTCTCAACTTAATAGTACAATTTTAAAGTAATAATcccaataattattattttcaatttttttatttaattggcaaatttaattaaataaaatcgaTCAATATTGTTATCCTTTAATTGAAGATAATAGGTTTGAATATTACGTTTATTCATTAGATCCTTCTTAAGTTTGAAGGTTATTATCCTTTAATTGAAGATTATTATCGTTATATAATCTGTCTATTTGAATATTAGGTTTATTCATTATAACCttcttattttcatttatataatttcaTCTCAATCATATGTTAATAATTTACGTGGTTAGTATTATATATTCATACTTGatacaacaacattaatttaaattcttttttctATCGAATATTATCAAACCATAGATCCAGATTTTTATCCTTTCATTTAAGGAAATCTGTTTGATTAACTAGGAACAGTGATTTAACAGTCGACTATAATCGGATGCTTTCATTTTCATATCTAAAATGTATTCATaccaaatatatatactttcatgctttctattattaaatgtttTAATAACAACAATAGGTGTATATGTATTACATTCGTACTTATCAACAAAAGTGATTGTTTGCAGActacattttatttaatttgttttctttgttttagTCAATTTAACCGTGAAAATTATGAAGAAATTGACCCGGATTACGCTGAATTCCTTGAGAAAAATGGTGAAGATTATTATGATAGATTGGAAGATTCCAGACTTGgagttcaaattcaaaatgcACCTAACACCTACGCAGTAAGTTTTATTCCATTGGGATTTGCAGATCATGAAATTCCCGATGTACATATCTTTGAATTCACTCTTAACCATTTCAACCATTTCAGCAAAACACAAATTGTaagtttttctcttttcatttgatttttcacATCTCaacttagtttttttaaatgtcTATGATATTTATTAtctcttatttatattttgtctaattcttcaaattttgttttatagacTTTGCCAAATGAATTGTCAAAATATGTTCGTGATTTGAATTTGCAAACCCTAATTCTTGAAGTACCAGGAACAAACACTTCAAAGGTCCATTTAAGGTATCCAACCAATCCTTCTGAAAATGTCCACATTGTTGGAGGATGGAAAAACTTTTGCTTTGACAATGGAATTCAATTCGGTGATAGGCTTCGAATTGAGTTCAAACATGTTTATCCAAATGTTGGTAAAGTTTATAAGGTTACAACTTAATTGGATACATATATGTGAGATCCATATGTAACCTACctaaatgtttgatttttggtttCAAGTTTTCCTTCAAATTGTAATAGACATTGACAAGAAATTGTAATTCAGTTACCTTGATGTTTGATTTCACATGTTTCATTTCTAATTCAGTTATATTAATGTTAATTTACATATGTCAACTTATGAAAAGTCGAACTGAAAAAAATACagcgtaacgttacgacccgtgcgatagcacgggtctattactagtaaCTATATTAAAAGAACATactaatgaaaatattatttttgcaatgattgaataattttataatgaGACTAATTTCGTAATATACAATA encodes:
- the LOC123924747 gene encoding uncharacterized protein LOC123924747 isoform X2; this translates as MSSSSKSQFNRENYEEIDPDYAEFLEKNGEDYYDRLEDSRLGVQIQNAPNTYAVSFIPLGFADHEIPDVHIFEFTLNHFNHFSKTQITLPNELSKYVRDLNLQTLILEVPGTNTSKVHLRYPTNPSENVHIVGGWKNFCFDNGIQFGDRLRIEFKHVYPNVGKVYKVTT
- the LOC123924747 gene encoding uncharacterized protein LOC123924747 isoform X1; this encodes MLSIIKCFNNNNRCICITFVLINKSDCLQTTFYLICFLCFSQFNRENYEEIDPDYAEFLEKNGEDYYDRLEDSRLGVQIQNAPNTYAVSFIPLGFADHEIPDVHIFEFTLNHFNHFSKTQITLPNELSKYVRDLNLQTLILEVPGTNTSKVHLRYPTNPSENVHIVGGWKNFCFDNGIQFGDRLRIEFKHVYPNVGKVYKVTT